A single window of Chitinophaga sp. XS-30 DNA harbors:
- a CDS encoding BNR-4 repeat-containing protein encodes MKRSISLLLFAVISMQTFAQLKQDDGYRGIWYSIGRTNNEYTYKYGGGLGTYPSNHYPFAVYAPKVQKTFFCYGGTDTAGTTLYHEVGYFDHATGMVSRPVLVLDKQTDDAHDNPVLQVDRDGHIWLFSTSHGTSRPSFIHKSNRPYDISAFTRIHPTKMENGQAVPLDNFSYLQVYYDAEEGFLALFTHYEQKQLRYGRKNCRVIAYMKSRDGITWSAWKDIANMEEGHYQTSGQSGKRIGTAFNHHPNVRTGAGLDYRTNLYYLYTDDFGESWKTADGKTVNLPLLETGKTGLVKDYAAEKKNVYINDVNFDADGHPVILYETSKGPEPGPQNGPYQWYTARWTGRDWDVRPFTASDHNYDMGSLMIGEDGSWRVVAPTDAGPQRYNTGGEIVMWLSKDHGRHWSREKQLTQQSERNHSYPRRTVNGHPGFYAFWADGNGRKPSVSRLYFADLQGHVFRLPEKMTRPMMKPEKTGE; translated from the coding sequence ATGAAAAGATCGATCTCCCTGCTGCTTTTTGCAGTCATTTCTATGCAAACGTTTGCTCAACTGAAGCAGGACGATGGCTACCGCGGTATCTGGTACAGCATCGGCCGCACCAATAATGAATATACCTACAAATACGGCGGCGGCCTGGGCACCTATCCCTCCAATCATTATCCATTCGCCGTATATGCGCCAAAGGTGCAGAAGACCTTTTTCTGTTACGGCGGCACCGATACCGCAGGTACTACGCTATACCATGAAGTGGGTTATTTCGATCATGCCACCGGCATGGTATCCCGCCCGGTGCTGGTGCTGGACAAACAGACGGACGATGCGCATGATAATCCGGTGCTGCAGGTGGACAGGGATGGGCACATCTGGCTGTTCTCCACCTCTCACGGCACTTCCCGCCCTTCATTCATCCACAAAAGCAACCGGCCCTACGATATCAGCGCCTTCACCCGCATACATCCCACAAAAATGGAAAACGGACAAGCGGTGCCGCTGGACAATTTTTCCTACCTCCAGGTGTATTACGATGCGGAAGAAGGTTTCCTGGCGCTGTTTACCCATTACGAACAAAAACAGCTGCGTTACGGCAGGAAGAACTGCCGGGTGATCGCCTATATGAAAAGCAGGGACGGCATCACCTGGTCTGCCTGGAAAGATATCGCCAATATGGAGGAAGGACATTACCAGACGAGCGGGCAATCGGGGAAACGCATCGGCACGGCATTCAATCATCACCCGAACGTCCGCACCGGGGCGGGACTGGATTACCGTACCAACCTCTATTACCTGTACACGGATGATTTCGGGGAAAGCTGGAAAACGGCGGACGGAAAGACGGTCAACCTGCCCCTGCTGGAGACCGGTAAAACGGGGTTGGTAAAGGATTATGCCGCTGAAAAAAAGAATGTGTATATCAATGATGTGAATTTTGATGCGGACGGTCATCCGGTGATCCTGTATGAAACGAGCAAAGGGCCGGAGCCCGGCCCTCAGAACGGGCCTTATCAATGGTACACCGCACGCTGGACGGGCAGGGATTGGGATGTCAGGCCGTTTACGGCCTCGGATCACAATTACGATATGGGATCGCTGATGATCGGGGAAGACGGCAGCTGGCGGGTAGTGGCGCCAACCGATGCGGGACCGCAACGGTATAATACCGGCGGCGAGATCGTGATGTGGCTCAGCAAAGATCATGGCAGGCACTGGAGCAGGGAAAAACAGCTGACGCAGCAAAGCGAACGGAACCATTCCTATCCCCGGCGGACCGTGAACGGCCATCCGGGTTTTTATGCTTTTTGGGCAGACGGGAACGGGAGGAAACCTTCCGTATCAAGACTCTACTTCGCTGACCTGCAGGGCCATGTGTTCAGGCTGCCGGAAAAAATGACCAGGCCGATGATGAAACCGGAAAAAACCGGGGAATAG
- a CDS encoding FadR/GntR family transcriptional regulator, whose protein sequence is MMNSPILPLKRKNLADEVAGRLQQLICSSQYTIGQQLPTEPELMQQFGVGRSTVREAVRLLVNAGLVRVQQGLGTFIISQQAMAEPLAQRLHRAHYQDLNEVRLLLEVKIAEKAAQNRTKEDLGKMKLYLKQRFEHGKANNVEACMQADINFHISIAEASKNEIMVDLYKTIATHLKQSFSERFADTSTFLETQHLHKSLLQSIADKDPAQALLWATRISTHTK, encoded by the coding sequence ATGATGAACTCACCCATACTTCCACTGAAACGTAAAAACCTGGCCGACGAGGTGGCCGGGCGGCTGCAGCAGCTTATTTGCTCCAGCCAATATACCATAGGGCAGCAACTGCCCACCGAACCGGAGCTGATGCAGCAGTTCGGCGTGGGCCGGTCTACCGTCCGCGAAGCGGTGCGGCTGCTGGTGAACGCGGGGCTGGTGCGGGTACAGCAGGGGCTGGGGACGTTCATCATTTCGCAGCAGGCCATGGCGGAACCACTGGCTCAACGGCTGCATCGTGCACATTACCAGGACCTTAACGAAGTACGGCTGCTGCTGGAAGTGAAGATCGCGGAGAAAGCGGCGCAGAACAGAACGAAGGAAGATCTGGGAAAGATGAAGCTTTACCTGAAACAACGCTTTGAACATGGAAAAGCCAATAATGTGGAGGCCTGCATGCAGGCGGACATCAACTTCCATATCAGCATAGCGGAGGCTTCAAAGAACGAGATCATGGTGGACCTCTACAAGACCATCGCCACCCATCTCAAACAGTCTTTCTCCGAACGCTTTGCGGACACCTCCACTTTCCTGGAGACCCAACATCTGCATAAATCGCTGTTGCAGAGCATTGCAGACAAAGACCCGGCGCAGGCGCTGCTATGGGCAACGCGTATCAGTACGCACACCAAATGA
- a CDS encoding MFS transporter, producing the protein METVALEEEKTAAQNLAEKTVFSVLLALSFTHLLNDTIQSIIPAIYPLVKDSLQLSFSQIGLITLTFQLSASILQPLVGLYTDKKPQPYSLAIGMGFTLAGLICLSLAHHFSIVLVSVALIGVGSAIFHPEASRLAYMASGGRHGMAQSLFQVGGNTGSSLGPLLAAAIIVPLGQFHIIWFSVIALVAIIVMLRISKWYLRNTHRIKPKRKTTFQPERVKLSRGKVTFALVILMVLIFSKYFYMASLTSYYTFYLIDKFNVSVQSAQVYLFIFLFAIAAGTFIGGPVGDRIGRKYVIWISILGVAPFALLMPHVNLFWTAVLSVFIGVILSSAFSAILVYAQELVPGKVGMIAGLFFGFAFGMAGIGSALLGELADRTSINYVYQVCAYLPLIGLLTGLLPNIEGKRRRS; encoded by the coding sequence ATGGAAACTGTAGCTTTAGAAGAAGAAAAGACCGCGGCGCAAAACCTCGCGGAAAAGACCGTATTCTCCGTTTTGCTGGCCCTCAGCTTTACCCATTTGCTGAATGACACGATCCAGTCCATCATCCCGGCCATTTATCCGCTGGTGAAAGACTCGCTCCAACTGAGTTTTTCGCAGATCGGGCTGATCACCCTCACCTTCCAGCTCTCTGCGTCCATTCTGCAGCCGCTGGTAGGGTTGTACACGGACAAAAAGCCGCAGCCCTATTCCCTGGCTATCGGCATGGGCTTTACGCTGGCGGGGCTGATATGCCTCTCGCTCGCGCATCATTTTTCGATCGTGCTGGTGTCTGTAGCGTTGATCGGGGTTGGTTCCGCCATCTTCCATCCCGAAGCTTCGAGGCTGGCCTATATGGCTTCCGGCGGGCGGCATGGCATGGCCCAGTCCCTCTTCCAGGTAGGAGGGAATACCGGGAGTTCACTGGGACCGCTGCTTGCGGCGGCCATCATTGTTCCCCTCGGCCAGTTCCACATCATCTGGTTCTCGGTGATCGCGCTCGTTGCCATCATTGTAATGCTGCGGATCAGCAAATGGTACCTGCGGAACACCCATCGCATCAAACCCAAAAGAAAAACAACCTTCCAGCCGGAGCGCGTGAAACTCTCCCGCGGGAAGGTCACCTTTGCACTGGTGATCCTGATGGTGCTGATCTTCTCCAAATACTTCTACATGGCCAGCCTCACCAGCTATTACACCTTTTACCTGATCGACAAATTCAATGTATCCGTGCAGAGCGCACAGGTGTACCTCTTCATTTTCCTCTTTGCCATCGCGGCCGGCACATTCATCGGCGGGCCGGTAGGTGACCGCATCGGGCGGAAGTATGTGATCTGGATCTCCATTCTCGGGGTTGCGCCTTTCGCTTTGCTGATGCCGCACGTCAACCTGTTCTGGACGGCGGTGCTGAGCGTTTTCATCGGCGTGATCCTTTCATCGGCCTTTTCCGCCATCCTTGTATATGCGCAGGAACTGGTGCCGGGTAAAGTGGGCATGATAGCGGGACTGTTCTTCGGCTTCGCTTTCGGCATGGCCGGCATCGGCTCCGCCCTGCTGGGCGAGCTGGCGGACAGGACCAGCATCAACTATGTTTACCAGGTATGCGCTTATCTGCCGTTGATAGGATTGCTGACGGGACTGCTGCCGAATATTGAAGGGAAACGCAGGCGCAGCTGA